The Paenibacillus uliginis N3/975 genome has a window encoding:
- a CDS encoding TetR/AcrR family transcriptional regulator: MMTMNGKRGRPRNVEAQKSILSASYKLLLESGFQAVTVDKIAERAQVSKATIYKWWPNKAAVVMDGFLHAATARLPVPDTGKALNDILIHATNLAGFLISREGTIITELLGEGQFDSGLAEAYRARFFSPRRLEARGLLEKGVQRGELRPHLDIGICIDLIYGPIFYRLLVTGEPIDDSYVRHLVESAFEGIRST, from the coding sequence ATGATGACGATGAATGGAAAAAGAGGCAGGCCGCGTAATGTGGAAGCACAAAAGTCGATCCTTTCCGCATCTTATAAGCTATTGCTGGAAAGTGGCTTTCAAGCCGTCACCGTTGATAAAATTGCCGAACGTGCCCAAGTTAGCAAGGCTACGATTTATAAATGGTGGCCGAACAAGGCTGCCGTGGTCATGGATGGTTTCCTGCATGCCGCTACGGCCAGACTGCCCGTGCCTGATACTGGTAAAGCATTGAACGATATTCTAATTCACGCCACGAATTTAGCCGGGTTTTTGATAAGCCGCGAGGGGACCATCATTACGGAGTTATTGGGCGAAGGGCAGTTTGACTCGGGATTGGCCGAGGCCTATCGGGCTCGTTTTTTCAGTCCCCGCCGGCTTGAGGCAAGAGGTCTTTTGGAGAAAGGGGTTCAACGCGGGGAATTGAGACCTCATCTCGACATAGGCATCTGCATTGATCTCATTTACGGTCCGATTTTCTATCGTTTGCTTGTGACAGGCGAACCGATCGACGACTCCTATGTGCGGCATTTAGTAGAAAGCGCATTTGAAGGAATCCGCTCTACCTGA
- a CDS encoding endo-beta-N-acetylglucosaminidase, which yields MKRIKPDYLTKAQWKRRMTVWMSTALLATSLTGFAGEAEAAQPHSSYWYPNTLLEWSPSKDQDARFNRGTVKLEDQRIQGSKVNSNAKEEVKVLSIASMYPSTSGAPSQGSEKFHTYTFSNWQYIDKLVMWGGSAGEGLIVPPSSDVIDAAHKNGVPVFGTVFLPQTEHGGKIQWLHDLLKQREDGSFPVADKLIEVATYYGFDGWFINQETQGGTPEDAAKMAEFLTYLQQKKAPGMEVIWYDSMIQEGPVKWQGALTDKNEMFFQAGNQRVSDNMFIDFRWQFKDEKNGKYDYITPFLNSPAKAAELGRSPYDLYAGIDVEAKGYEGKFNWPVLFPDGKKATTSLGIYRPDWAFNSSETHEEYMKKEQIFWVGPGMNPANTSQPEGTDPLAWRGIANDVVAKTVLTDSEFVTHFNTGNGHMFAVDGKVMRSRDWSNRSLQDILPTWRWITETNGKGEALKPGFDFGKSYYGGSSLQVAGAVSKGSSTHVKLYKANIPVEATTEVSLVYVDNAKDAKVKIGLAFSDAPDRYEFFEPGKWISTGADQNWKQGSVKLNKYKGRTIAGISLQFESAADLADYRANIGRLAVTQVNDKAKKPHEVTDLRVIENDFRDGIYGDARLSWKAPKQDEDVLYYQVYRVHPDGKYELMGMTGNTVYYVPEMKRLLKENATKMVVIPVNRHYQQGKAASVSFDWPEYPKPIAAFKADKTLIAPGETVQFTDLSSEVTESWSWSFPGGQPASSTEQNPKVKYPEEGTYEVTLTAKNSVGEDRVQKKLITVTREAENGVGNLALGKKTSASSFVNEKEAPQFAVDGNSATKWCAVGDGPHTLTVDLGAEHKVSEFVIKHAEAGGEPAAFNTRAFSIQVSSDGKEWKDAVSVKDNTKAISSHAIELTSARYVRLQIEKATQGGDTAARIYDFEVLGLK from the coding sequence TTGAAACGAATCAAACCGGATTATTTAACTAAAGCCCAGTGGAAGCGCAGAATGACGGTATGGATGAGCACGGCTTTGCTTGCCACATCCCTGACGGGCTTTGCCGGAGAAGCCGAAGCGGCACAGCCTCACTCGTCGTATTGGTATCCGAACACGCTGCTGGAATGGTCGCCGTCTAAGGACCAGGATGCTCGCTTTAACCGGGGAACGGTTAAGCTGGAGGATCAGCGTATACAAGGCAGCAAGGTAAACAGCAATGCCAAGGAGGAAGTGAAGGTTTTATCGATTGCTTCCATGTATCCAAGCACAAGCGGAGCTCCTTCCCAAGGCTCGGAGAAGTTCCATACCTATACCTTCAGCAATTGGCAGTATATCGACAAGCTGGTGATGTGGGGCGGCTCGGCAGGCGAGGGATTAATCGTTCCGCCAAGCAGCGACGTGATCGATGCGGCCCACAAGAATGGGGTTCCCGTTTTTGGAACCGTTTTCTTGCCGCAAACCGAGCATGGGGGCAAAATTCAGTGGCTGCATGATCTGTTAAAGCAGCGGGAGGACGGCTCTTTCCCGGTTGCCGACAAGCTGATTGAGGTAGCGACGTATTACGGATTTGACGGCTGGTTTATCAATCAGGAGACCCAGGGCGGAACTCCGGAAGATGCCGCCAAGATGGCTGAGTTTTTGACTTACTTGCAGCAGAAGAAAGCGCCGGGCATGGAAGTGATCTGGTACGATTCCATGATTCAGGAGGGACCGGTGAAGTGGCAGGGGGCCTTGACGGATAAGAACGAGATGTTCTTCCAAGCGGGGAATCAGCGGGTTTCCGACAATATGTTTATCGATTTCCGCTGGCAGTTCAAAGATGAGAAGAACGGCAAATACGATTACATTACTCCGTTCTTGAACTCCCCGGCCAAAGCGGCGGAACTTGGCCGCAGCCCGTATGATCTATACGCCGGCATTGATGTGGAGGCGAAAGGCTACGAAGGCAAGTTTAATTGGCCGGTTCTGTTCCCGGACGGCAAGAAAGCTACGACCTCCCTTGGCATTTACCGTCCCGATTGGGCGTTCAACAGCTCCGAAACCCATGAGGAGTACATGAAAAAGGAGCAGATTTTCTGGGTGGGACCCGGAATGAATCCGGCGAATACCTCGCAGCCTGAGGGGACCGATCCGCTTGCCTGGAGAGGGATTGCCAATGATGTCGTTGCAAAAACCGTGCTCACCGATTCCGAATTCGTTACCCATTTCAATACCGGCAACGGCCATATGTTTGCGGTGGACGGCAAAGTGATGCGGAGCCGCGACTGGAGCAACCGGAGCCTGCAGGATATTTTGCCAACCTGGCGCTGGATCACGGAGACAAACGGCAAAGGCGAGGCTCTGAAACCGGGATTTGATTTCGGCAAATCCTATTATGGAGGCAGCTCGCTTCAGGTGGCGGGTGCCGTAAGCAAAGGCTCTTCCACCCATGTAAAGCTGTACAAGGCGAATATCCCGGTAGAAGCCACGACGGAAGTATCGCTCGTTTATGTAGACAATGCGAAGGACGCCAAGGTGAAGATTGGCTTGGCATTCTCCGATGCGCCGGATCGGTACGAATTTTTCGAACCGGGCAAGTGGATCAGCACGGGCGCGGATCAGAATTGGAAGCAGGGAAGCGTCAAGCTGAACAAGTATAAAGGCCGCACGATTGCGGGAATCTCGCTTCAATTCGAGTCCGCGGCGGATCTGGCGGATTATCGGGCCAATATCGGCCGCCTGGCGGTTACGCAGGTGAACGACAAGGCGAAGAAGCCGCACGAGGTGACTGATTTGCGGGTAATCGAAAACGATTTCCGCGACGGGATATATGGTGATGCGCGCTTGTCGTGGAAGGCGCCAAAACAGGATGAAGATGTTTTGTACTACCAGGTTTATCGCGTCCATCCGGACGGCAAGTACGAGTTGATGGGCATGACGGGAAATACCGTTTATTACGTACCCGAAATGAAGCGGCTTCTTAAGGAGAATGCAACCAAAATGGTCGTGATTCCGGTAAATCGCCACTACCAACAGGGAAAAGCGGCATCCGTAAGCTTTGACTGGCCGGAATATCCGAAGCCGATTGCAGCCTTCAAGGCGGATAAGACCTTGATTGCGCCGGGAGAAACGGTACAATTCACGGATCTTTCTTCAGAAGTGACGGAGTCATGGAGCTGGAGCTTCCCTGGCGGACAGCCGGCGTCCAGCACGGAGCAGAATCCTAAAGTGAAATATCCCGAGGAAGGAACGTACGAAGTCACGTTGACCGCTAAAAACAGCGTTGGCGAGGATAGGGTTCAGAAGAAGCTTATCACGGTTACCCGGGAAGCCGAGAATGGCGTCGGAAACCTTGCCCTTGGCAAGAAGACGTCCGCGTCAAGCTTCGTGAACGAGAAGGAAGCGCCCCAATTTGCGGTGGACGGTAATTCCGCCACTAAATGGTGTGCCGTCGGAGACGGGCCTCACACGCTCACGGTGGACTTGGGAGCCGAGCATAAGGTCAGCGAATTCGTGATTAAGCATGCGGAAGCCGGAGGCGAGCCGGCCGCGTTCAATACGCGGGCATTCTCCATTCAGGTAAGCTCGGACGGCAAGGAATGGAAGGATGCCGTATCGGTCAAAGACAATACGAAAGCGATCAGCAGCCATGCCATCGAACTTACCTCCGCGCGGTACGTGCGTCTTCAGATCGAGAAGGCGACACAGGGCGGGGATACGGCAGCGCGGATCTATGATTTTGAAGTGCTGGGCTTGAAATAA
- a CDS encoding carbohydrate ABC transporter permease, producing the protein MTQLSTQTADQPAKRSRKRDYNAISPLWNTIFNIVIGVFSFSCIFPFLFVIIISLTDEQTLVLEGFRLLPSQFSTAAYEYIFNTGSELLSSFGLTLLVTVLGTLVSLALVTTYAYALSRRNFEFRGFFSFLAFFTMLFSGGMVPGYIVMTQFLHLQNTIWALIFPLSLSAFSIIVMRTFFQTTIPDEIIESAKIDGAGEFLTFIRIVLPVSLPGIATIGLFSSLGYWNDWFNALLYYNNPQSTPPLQFMLMKIEKNMDFLTQNAQNIGSFDAAAGLPTETVRMAMVVLATLPIVMAYPFFQRYFVQGLTVGSVKG; encoded by the coding sequence ATGACGCAGCTATCAACGCAAACCGCCGATCAGCCGGCAAAGCGTTCAAGAAAGAGAGACTATAACGCCATCTCCCCGTTGTGGAATACGATTTTCAATATCGTGATCGGTGTCTTCTCGTTCTCCTGTATCTTTCCGTTCTTATTTGTTATTATTATTTCCCTGACGGACGAACAGACACTGGTCTTGGAAGGATTCAGGCTGCTGCCGAGCCAGTTCAGCACGGCGGCGTACGAATATATTTTCAACACGGGAAGCGAATTGCTGTCCTCATTCGGCTTAACGCTCCTGGTCACGGTGCTGGGAACGCTGGTGAGTCTGGCTCTGGTTACGACTTATGCGTATGCATTGTCCCGTCGAAACTTTGAATTTAGAGGTTTTTTCAGCTTCCTCGCATTCTTTACCATGCTGTTCTCGGGCGGTATGGTACCTGGTTATATCGTGATGACCCAGTTCTTGCATCTGCAAAATACGATCTGGGCGTTGATATTTCCTTTATCCTTGAGCGCGTTCTCCATCATCGTCATGAGGACCTTTTTTCAAACGACGATTCCGGATGAGATTATCGAGTCCGCCAAAATCGATGGCGCCGGCGAATTTCTGACCTTTATCAGAATCGTGTTGCCGGTCTCGCTGCCGGGGATTGCAACCATCGGCTTGTTCAGCTCTTTGGGTTACTGGAACGACTGGTTTAATGCCTTGCTGTATTATAACAATCCACAGTCGACGCCGCCGTTGCAGTTCATGCTCATGAAGATCGAGAAGAACATGGACTTTCTGACACAGAATGCGCAGAATATCGGTTCATTCGATGCAGCAGCTGGCCTGCCGACGGAGACGGTAAGGATGGCGATGGTCGTATTGGCTACATTACCGATTGTCATGGCGTATCCGTTCTTCCAGCGATATTTTGTCCAAGGCCTGACTGTAGGCTCGGTCAAAGGATAA
- a CDS encoding ABC transporter substrate-binding protein — protein sequence MFKKKVSILSLALVLLLTVVLSACGSKEGGNKPNEPAKEEAAVQSDGTVDASKLDPVKLKMYMIGPNQKDLPMVQEEINKYLTEKINATIEISMIDWGDYSQRMQVITSSGENYDIAFTSSWAFDYLPNAAKGAFKPLNDLLDQYGKGIKEALDPRFLEGTKVNGVNYGIPANKELAQQFVWRFNKKYLDKYNLDISKVTTLEDLEPLLKAIKENEPADITPLAVPKGFKPYLPFDFPLGDEIPIGMYIDTKDFKFVNLLDSPELKSALTTMREYYKAGYVREDVATLDGIDNIKTGKWLVDREITQPYAELGWSRNAGYDIVTRPMHDPVIYTSSAAGSMMAISSYSKNSERAMMFLNLLNTDVKLRNMIQSGLEGTHYKKLEEPYIEDMPAMQENYAMPGFALGNMFLTYLHEGEPKDKWEAFEKFNTSAVVAPTFGFNFNTAPVKTEVAAITNVAKEFIPALYTGSVDPDEYLPKAKQKFKDAGIDRVIAEAQKQFDEWKAQNK from the coding sequence ATGTTTAAGAAAAAGGTTTCTATACTGTCCCTTGCTCTCGTGCTTCTGCTGACGGTCGTATTGTCGGCCTGCGGCAGCAAGGAAGGCGGCAATAAGCCGAACGAACCTGCGAAGGAAGAGGCGGCCGTTCAAAGCGACGGCACGGTCGATGCCTCCAAGCTGGATCCGGTCAAACTGAAAATGTACATGATTGGGCCTAACCAGAAGGACCTGCCTATGGTTCAAGAGGAAATCAATAAATATCTGACGGAAAAAATCAATGCAACGATCGAAATCAGCATGATCGACTGGGGCGATTACAGCCAGCGGATGCAGGTCATTACGAGCTCCGGCGAGAATTACGACATCGCCTTCACTAGCTCGTGGGCGTTCGATTATCTTCCAAATGCGGCGAAGGGCGCGTTTAAGCCGCTGAATGACCTGCTTGATCAATATGGAAAAGGCATTAAGGAAGCGCTGGATCCCCGTTTCTTGGAAGGAACGAAGGTTAACGGCGTGAACTATGGTATCCCGGCCAACAAGGAACTGGCACAGCAGTTTGTATGGCGCTTCAACAAAAAGTATCTGGATAAGTACAACCTGGACATTTCCAAGGTGACGACGCTCGAGGATCTGGAGCCGCTTCTGAAAGCGATTAAAGAGAACGAGCCTGCGGATATTACACCGCTTGCCGTACCGAAAGGCTTTAAACCGTACTTGCCGTTCGACTTCCCGCTTGGCGATGAAATTCCGATCGGTATGTACATCGACACCAAGGACTTTAAATTTGTGAATTTGCTGGATTCACCTGAGCTGAAATCGGCTCTGACCACCATGCGCGAATACTATAAAGCGGGTTATGTGCGCGAGGACGTTGCGACGCTGGACGGCATCGATAACATCAAAACCGGCAAATGGCTCGTGGACCGCGAGATTACGCAGCCATACGCCGAGCTCGGCTGGTCCAGAAACGCGGGTTATGACATCGTGACGAGACCGATGCATGATCCTGTCATTTACACCAGTTCCGCAGCAGGTTCGATGATGGCTATTTCTTCTTACTCCAAAAATTCGGAGCGGGCGATGATGTTCCTGAACCTGCTTAACACGGATGTGAAACTCCGGAATATGATTCAATCCGGCTTGGAAGGGACGCATTACAAGAAGCTTGAAGAGCCGTACATCGAGGATATGCCTGCGATGCAGGAGAACTACGCGATGCCTGGATTCGCGCTGGGCAACATGTTCCTGACTTACCTTCACGAAGGCGAGCCTAAGGACAAATGGGAAGCATTCGAGAAATTCAACACCTCTGCTGTAGTGGCGCCTACGTTCGGCTTTAATTTCAACACAGCTCCGGTAAAAACGGAGGTTGCGGCCATCACGAATGTAGCCAAGGAATTTATTCCCGCGCTGTACACCGGCTCCGTAGATCCTGACGAATATCTGCCAAAAGCAAAACAAAAGTTCAAGGATGCCGGGATCGACAGAGTTATCGCTGAAGCTCAAAAACAGTTTGATGAGTGGAAGGCTCAAAACAAGTAA